A genomic region of Runella rosea contains the following coding sequences:
- a CDS encoding efflux RND transporter permease subunit, with protein sequence MFSHTVSTFILKHRLGLLVAYIGLTVFMGYQATKVRFSYELPQILPESNPDFQLYQSFKARYGENGNVLVIGVATDQLFTLPIFRDWYELNRKIKKISGVKDAISSANLVEIVRNDSLKQFDFRQIIPNKPNSQTEVDSIKAKIGRLPFYQGFIVSADGKAHLMAITLEQDALNHPNLNTFIDQIKRETLAFENLHGLKIHLSGMPYILTEYVAKVRQEVVLFSILAIIVTGLILLFFFRSWMMMLISLGVVLVGAVWSVGFMSLLGYKITQLTSIIPSLMVMIGVSNAFFVTKKYHEEFSRLGNQRQALQTTAEKIGETTFWTNLLAAIGFGVFSLAGSKFLAEFGQLAALSLLCTYVMCMTTIPIFYSYLSDSNEKHLGRLENKYVNLFLKKIDEWVHHRSPVIYGSVAALLIVALVGLIQIKNTSFMADNLPQNSPLVSDLDFFKKHFKGVMPFEINIDTGRPGRVLAPQTLTKINLLQKEFAQYPEFTKPLSVVEATKFIYQGYRDGDPKYFVLPDALELSKLAEYIGNFKGNDNRLNSFMDSTRRYTRVSFQIADVGTDRIAALYALLHPKIDSLFNIDSSTGKQVEKEERYEAKITGSAVVSSKGNDYLLQNSIESTLLVIGLISILMVVLFGNWRLILIALVPSCVPLILAAGIMVFWKIPLNAITTLVFSIAFGLSSMSVIHFLTKYKDEFRTNKSSVSEAISHTIQVVGISMFYNALILFAGFAIFTTSNFKGTVAMGILVAITLLMGMLSNLILLPTFLLWFNKKLVNG encoded by the coding sequence ATGTTCAGCCATACAGTATCCACTTTTATTCTCAAACACCGTCTGGGTCTCTTGGTAGCCTATATCGGCCTGACGGTCTTTATGGGGTATCAAGCCACCAAAGTTCGCTTTTCTTACGAATTACCCCAAATTTTACCCGAAAGTAACCCTGATTTTCAATTGTACCAATCGTTTAAAGCACGCTACGGAGAAAATGGTAATGTGTTGGTCATCGGCGTGGCTACCGACCAACTGTTTACGTTACCCATTTTCAGGGATTGGTACGAACTGAATCGGAAAATCAAAAAGATTAGTGGCGTAAAAGACGCTATTTCCAGTGCCAATCTAGTGGAAATTGTTCGCAACGACAGCCTTAAACAATTCGATTTCAGGCAAATAATCCCTAACAAACCCAATAGCCAGACCGAAGTAGATTCGATTAAAGCCAAAATCGGCCGTTTACCTTTTTACCAAGGATTTATCGTCAGCGCAGATGGGAAAGCACATTTGATGGCAATCACACTTGAGCAAGACGCCCTCAATCACCCAAACCTAAACACATTTATCGACCAAATCAAGCGAGAAACACTGGCTTTTGAAAACCTCCACGGCCTGAAAATACATTTATCGGGCATGCCCTATATACTTACCGAATACGTCGCTAAGGTGCGTCAAGAAGTCGTACTTTTTAGCATTTTAGCCATCATAGTCACGGGGCTTATTTTACTTTTTTTCTTCCGTTCGTGGATGATGATGCTTATTTCGTTGGGCGTCGTCTTGGTCGGGGCCGTGTGGAGTGTAGGGTTTATGAGCCTTTTAGGGTACAAAATCACCCAGCTTACAAGTATAATACCCTCTCTGATGGTGATGATTGGCGTCTCTAATGCCTTCTTTGTGACAAAAAAATACCACGAAGAATTCTCCCGACTGGGCAATCAACGCCAAGCCCTGCAAACTACGGCCGAGAAAATCGGCGAAACCACTTTTTGGACCAACCTTCTGGCCGCCATTGGGTTCGGTGTCTTTTCTCTAGCGGGCAGTAAGTTCTTGGCGGAATTTGGCCAGCTTGCGGCTTTGAGTCTGCTATGCACCTACGTTATGTGTATGACGACTATCCCTATTTTTTACAGTTATTTATCCGACTCCAACGAAAAACACCTTGGGCGCTTAGAAAACAAGTATGTCAACCTATTTCTGAAAAAAATTGATGAATGGGTACACCATCGCTCCCCCGTTATTTATGGTTCAGTGGCGGCGTTACTTATCGTGGCATTAGTGGGTCTCATCCAAATCAAAAATACTAGCTTTATGGCGGACAATCTCCCTCAAAATAGCCCGCTTGTGAGCGATTTAGATTTTTTCAAAAAACATTTTAAAGGAGTAATGCCGTTTGAAATAAACATTGACACTGGCCGCCCTGGACGCGTTTTGGCTCCTCAAACGTTGACAAAAATTAATCTTTTGCAGAAAGAGTTTGCTCAATATCCTGAGTTTACCAAACCGCTTTCGGTAGTCGAAGCCACCAAATTCATTTACCAAGGTTACCGCGACGGCGACCCCAAGTATTTTGTATTGCCCGATGCGCTCGAACTCAGCAAATTGGCCGAATATATTGGCAATTTCAAAGGCAATGATAACCGTCTGAATAGTTTTATGGACAGCACGCGGCGATATACCCGGGTGAGTTTTCAAATCGCCGACGTTGGCACTGATCGGATTGCCGCGTTGTACGCACTTCTACACCCCAAAATTGATAGTTTGTTCAATATAGATTCCAGCACGGGCAAACAAGTTGAGAAAGAGGAACGATACGAAGCCAAAATCACGGGAAGTGCTGTGGTATCTAGCAAAGGCAATGATTATTTGTTACAAAATTCGATTGAAAGTACCCTGTTAGTCATTGGGTTAATTTCAATTTTAATGGTCGTACTTTTCGGTAATTGGCGCCTGATTTTGATCGCCCTAGTTCCGAGCTGCGTCCCTTTGATTTTGGCAGCAGGAATCATGGTTTTTTGGAAAATACCTCTAAACGCTATCACCACGCTTGTTTTCAGCATTGCATTCGGACTTTCTTCCATGAGCGTCATCCATTTTTTGACCAAGTACAAAGATGAATTTCGCACCAACAAAAGCAGTGTAAGCGAAGCAATTTCCCATACAATTCAGGTTGTAGGAATAAGTATGTTTTACAACGCCCTCATACTGTTTGCAGGATTTGCTATTTTTACGACTTCAAACTTCAAAGGGACCGTTGCGATGGGAATTTTGGTCGCCATTACGTTGTTAATGGGAATGTTGTCCAATTTAATCCTCCTGCCAACGTTTTTACTTTGGTTCAATAAAAAGTTAGTTAATGGCTAA
- a CDS encoding DUF4834 domain-containing protein gives MKILFNILLIFIFFVAFVPPFRRFMFWLLVGRQLVKEQKKANQPSQRREGEIRVEPKPTSSDQSRFRGGEYVDYEEVKD, from the coding sequence ATGAAAATACTTTTTAACATACTCCTCATTTTCATCTTCTTTGTGGCCTTCGTTCCTCCGTTCCGGCGCTTTATGTTTTGGTTGCTAGTGGGACGTCAATTGGTAAAAGAGCAGAAAAAAGCAAATCAACCCTCCCAACGTCGCGAAGGCGAAATCAGGGTAGAACCCAAACCCACTAGCTCCGACCAATCGCGGTTTCGGGGTGGCGAATACGTTGATTACGAAGAAGTAAAAGATTAA